A stretch of DNA from Manihot esculenta cultivar AM560-2 chromosome 7, M.esculenta_v8, whole genome shotgun sequence:
AGACAGGAGCAGGTAAAACGACACAAGCACGAAAGGCTGATCTAAACAGGCCATGTTTCCCAAATTTTCAAGACAACTGTCACCTTCGAATCTGAAGAATCGAAGACAGGGTCACGtgagttgtcaccataagacaTGATTACGTGGTAAAAGTCTGATAAATTGACACTCAGTCTCACTCGTGAAAAGGAAGACTCAGACACTGTAGTACTCGATTTTTCATAAAGACTCAGCCTTTCTTGAATAAGTCGAGTATTCATGTAAAGTTACCGTTAGTATAAAACAATCAAGTAGATACCCATTATGCCTGTAATCACTGGATTTCCAATCAATTAGCCAGTGGGATCTCCTATCAATTAACTGATGATCCCACCGGATTTTCAAAATATACAACAATTAACTCTatctcttacaatataaaagttaatgatCACATAGATCAAGTTACGCAATTCTTATACAACTGCTCTTGAGTTCtaagtaattatttatactcgcctcattttttagtttattaactTTAGCGTTAGAGTGGATATCGTTAACGCCAATCATTTTACGTTCTCTTTTTTGCAGAATTGATCAATTACAACACAATTCTATTTCAATCGcatcaaaaattaataaaagttaaaattatataattttataaaaattcatttgatttttttaattattaaaataacttaattaataTAAACCAGATTTACTAAAAAGAGAATTTTTTAGCAAGTCAGAAAAATAACAGACAAAATTAGAACTCTATCACAAGATTGACAACACAGTAAATTAAacaaattctttttcttttttttttaaagtttaatactaattcaaaaattttatcaatgaataataattaaattaaaaagacaactctaaacaaataaaaaatataaagtgaGTATGgatgatatttataaaaaattcaaaacggACCCGAACGAGAAATAATGtcttaattattaatttctttttttttttttcatattcttcttgtaaaaaaaaaagatggcattaatttagaataattaaaaatatgatttttgtGTTTGATTGAAGCATTGTATTCCTAATCTTTATCTGCTGACTGGAAGTGAAAGACAGCAAATGAAACTTGTGAATGCAATATGGACACTTTAAAGTATGAATGAGCTAATCATCTACTTGACCCCTTTGCCTAattattagtataatttaatctcaaatgaaataattgaaatatatttttataaaagagttaataataaaaaaaaattacttataattttattataattataatttatattttttatcagttAAAATTTAACGTTTTtcaattgaaattatatatacttttaattatttaatttaatcagaCTAGACagttaaatatttaatctatgtattattaatatttttaaaatttactctaaatcttaatataatttaaacaaattagtggattagtattatatttgagagttaaaaaaataatttaaaaaatatatttaaaaaaattattttattaattttaaattgaattaggttaaatattattttaaattattttttaatactttataaataatgtatttaataatttttttaacaataattttaaaagtaatactaaatagtaaatatattagacagattaaaaaaattttaattttaattaaaataatatcaaaataaattattattataaaattattgataaaaatttaaaaaagttaagtaataatataaatagtaaatttttaatatatataataataaattgagtaaattaataattttataagttttcaACCATATAAGATAAATTGCATTTAGTcagatattaaaataataaaatttaatggataaaaaaaataaaaatatagagtagaattataacaaaataaagtatattattcttttataattaattctaaACTTTATTTAATGTGAGGTATTGTGACAAAGCGTTGATATGATAAAAtacgataattttattaattttttaaccaCATAAATAATGGCGGTaccatttgaattttaaaatataagattttAATCGGTAAAAATAATACCtaatataattgtaataaaatcaaaggtataaatttttttttccattaactttttataaaattatgtgtgattattttttaataataaattaaaaaaataagatttttcattcaaataaaaaaataatagaaaataatcaaatttacttaaattttctgaaaattttttattgtttagagaatatgatataatatgaatttatataattgatagaatttatatttagaaataagttcaattaatctccaagaggtaaatGAGGTGAATTCAAAAGTTTGAGCTAATTAATTCCATTTagcataatataataatattttttaataagtaaatattattttttataatttaaaaaataaaaaatttagtattttatttactacaaaattaaaaaaatcatataaatataataaataaaattttaaatataaaaaatatttttattattaaaaaaataatattatattaaataaatgctTATTTGATCGCTTGAATAACAAAGtttcatattatattataataataacaaaggTAACATCTCAAGCAACAAGTCATCCCAGTTTTCATTTCAAACAAGCAGAGCTTGAATCTGTTGTAATTAGCAGAACTCTGAGTATCATCCTGTTCTGGACAACAAAAGTAAACATTTCAGAACATGGAAGCCATTGGTTTTCTCCAAGAATGCCAATACTCAAATTATGAATGCTCAACTCAAATTTCAACCCTTTTACTGCTTAGATGACTGAGTTTGTTTTGGGTCCACCTCCATCCTCCTCTGGAGCATCACTCGGAAGATCCAGCCCTCGAGGAATCTTTCCAGGATAGTTAGTTGTTGCAGGATCTGATTCTGTCATACTGAAGGAAGAATTGTAAATTTGTAAAATTCCTCAACTGGATAACAAGAATGTCTCTTTATACGTTATAAAAGATTACAAACTCACCTTCTGTCAACGATTACCATGGATCGAAGCTCACAATTCGCAAAGCTGCAAGTACATGCAACAAGTAATTTCCAGCTTTAAGATAGGTAGAACGGTAAAAATCCACAAGAAAACAGCAGAGTCTACCTCTGAACCAATGGATATTACATCAGAACAAAGAAAAATTATTCCACGCAACAGTTGCATGTACAATGATTATATGCTAACCATTGATTATGGTAGGACCTACATGAGTCCACCGTGATCAATGGCTATAATAAAACCATTAGTATATATAATgattgtattataaaatttctccAGAACAAGAGGATGCATTGCAAAAGCAAAAACAGACAAAAACAATGCAGCAAAAAAAGCATTTTGCCTTTCATGACACAATATAAAAGCCAAAAGCATGAGAATAAAGGACCAAAGCTGCAATCATTTGTGTTAGTGGTAGGGCAAGCATGAGCTTTCAGCTTGAAATTTGTAGGCCAAAAAAACAAAAGGTTCCAACATCCCTTTTCCCCCTTTCCAGCACAGATTTGAACTGAAAGGAACATTGACACTTGACTTTTGACGAAAGATAACGAAAAGGCAAAGTGAGAAGTTGTCATCAATAAATCCAAAGAAATTGCAGAATCCCACCCTACAGACACTCAGAAGCCTGCACAAACAATCTACTATGCTAAAAGTTGATGCAGAGAGTGTCAGGTGATATCTTCAGGTAACAGGCATCGTTGACACTTACCGATTGCATATTTCCTTTTTCACCAATGGGTGACAGTCATTTCCAAATGCATTCAAGGTATGAAACAAGAACCCACTGTGGGTAACtattgctatctctttctctttccttgtcCACAACCTGCAAAGTGAATTGTTGAGGTGCAAGATGCAATGGCAGCACACagacacatacataaaattacACATATAGACACACATATGGCACTCCCCCTTCCCTTCCACAGTCCCACTCATTAAATTTACAGTAGAAATTGGACTGCAACATGCAAGAAATTATCTCTACAGACAAAAATTGGCCATAATTTTACGGTGCGCATGCTCCCTAGCTGAAAACTATTGGCTCTATGAATGATGTTAAAAATCAAGTCACGAGAATCTTTGGAAAAGGATTTGCTATATAGCATTCTTGTGAAAGATGagatcttgaaagggttaaagagCAATATAAgaggaaagaaaattaaatattacaatCAAAATGAGGATGAGACAACAGTATAACGTTTCTGGTTCAGAAGGTATTTAGTTGATTTTTATAGCCCAGATCAGCTAATGTTCCTGGTTTTAGATGGTTTCAAAGCAAAAAGGTTCACAGTTTTTGCAGTTACATTCTAAAGAACATACTGTTTCCAGAGTTAAGAGATTCTCAAAAGAATGGAAAAAGAGCTCAATCAATGATGAGCAAATATGTACCAGTTCATGAACTTTAATCCCCTGGCAGTAAGTTCTTCAGTTGTCTCTCTCACATTGGCCTTCCACATTTCATCCTCATCAGTTTCTATCTGAAACAGAGCGTCAAAGGTTGTTAAACAGGACAGCAAGACAATAGGTAGAAATTAGTCTGACCTAGAAAAGCTACTGAAAGATAACTCAATTATAGAGAAGCTTATAATGGTTAATTTTTCACTTTATCTGAAGCATCCAAGTACTTGCCAATGAAAAATCAATTGCAGGGAAAAGAAATTGATAGTCACTGATGTTTTGCCTCTTGTCACAAGGATGCACACCCTGCAGACCAATATGACTCGTAAGAGAATTGTAAGGCTCCATTTATGGACTGCAAGGGTAATAAATTACGCAGTTCTTAACAATTTGTTTAAACATTCTTTCAATTAGAAGCATCTATTACATAAAGTCTCAACACAAGAAAATGTCATAGAGAACATACAAAATGTTCTCGGCAGAGTTCTACAGCAATGAAAGGTGGGGAATTGAGGCTTGAAATTGCAGCTTGACCACTATTTCCAGCATTTGCTACCATAAGTGGCAGTGCATCTGTCCTATCTGTATAGCCGCCACCTCCAAAAACTCCAACAGCTGTTTGCAATGTCCTAAAAGCCATAGTTATAATTGCTTAACGAGAGAAGATCTGACAAAAGCATTTGTTTTTACAGGGCACTGAATATGAACAAACCAAATTTTCTAAAAGAAAGATTAAATCCTACATTCCTACACTTATATCCAATATATGATTTTTGGAACACAATCCTGATAATAACTTAACTCTAGAAACAGTACCACCAATTTTAACTCCAGCTATGAATgtaagaaattttaaaatgtaaaataaactACACAAAAGGAACTACTAAAAAGAAAAAGCTCTCGTCACTAGTCCTTGGAGGTTATTGAAACCACAGCCAGGAGTTAATATTCTCAGCAATCAACTCTTCATTTTTGTGGAATAAGAAAAACAAAAGTCCTATACTTAAACTCCAGGAATTTTGGtcacataaaataaaatgaattttcaaCCCCAAGAGGAGAACTCAAAATCCACTAACCAAGAAAATCTGTGAGAAGGGTGTTTGGCATGATCATAAAGAACATACAAAAATGGCATATGTACTTTGGAGTTGTAAGTAAACTGAGAAAACTATCTGAAGCAAAAATAAAACaagcaagaaaaaaaaagcagTAAAGTAGCTCATGAGGGCTACTCTACTCACAAAAGAAGTTGAGGTAAAGTTGAAAACAAATAACTCTGATGGTGAATACCGATACTTCATTCTATCATCAATCTGGCTGAAagtttacataaaaataaattcaagagAATATAAGTTTCTTTGAGAATACTGTTTGTGCACACATCAATGTCATGTGTTTCACTAGGAGAATACAAGTAATAAACTAGAGATGTCCACTGCTTTCTAGTTGGATACAACCATGAAAAATGTCCAGAAATCTAATTAAACATTAGAAGTCAACAAGGTTAGGAGCAAATGCGAGGACAAGTTGACCGAAACAAGTTACATTTTTCATTAAGCATAAGGTGAATTTCCTAACCAGCAAACTACATCAGCCTCTCAAATGCAGATATGCACAAATTCCTAGATGAACATTTTCATCACTGAAAACAAACAGGACTCTTCTTCCTATCGGCTCCAAAAATTTATAGACTTCgtttttcaatataaaaaatgtttaatttaTTGTTAGGCATAGGACAAACAAACCATAAAAGCAGGAATGTCAGCTTAAATAGGAGCATGGGATGCAAGCTTCAGCACCTTAGCAAAGGAGATGCAATAACCAACTCAATCCTCTTGGAAAGGCCACATGTTCGAACATGCTTATGCAAATTGCCAACCTACAACAGAAGCAAAATAGGACTAATATCAGATTACCGCCGTGCTTCTCCTGAACAGCATTAGCAGCATTTCTAGAattatttttcctctttttttggGTTAAGCATTTAGCAGTTTGTCTTACCTGCTGCCAACCAAGTTGAGTAAGTTGTGCATCAAAATATTGGGGAGACAAGTAAGCTTTGTAATTCTTATCTCCCTCTACATTGTGCATCCCTTGTGCATGCCTCACCTGGATGCATGGTTTTATAAGACCAGAATGCCTTGATTTGCGGGCAAAACCCAAGAAAGAAGGCAATGGTGGACACCCTTCAGACCAAATATATAGCAACTTCATATCCACAATGGACACAGCAGATAATTTGAAAAACAAATTTGATACCAACCAGGTGAAGAGTTTTGCAGCGATGCAACGGGAACAACCTTGGACCTGGACAATCCATATCTGCAACTGAATCTGATAAACATTAACTTTCAAATATAAGACAAGACATTCAATAGCATTGAACCTGAATATGAAGTACAATTATATACACAAAACATCTTAGCTCCGAAGGAAAAATAAGAAGAGGAAACTATAAGCAAGTGTGGAAGAGGAACTACAAAAATATCAGAGCTTTTAACAGATAGAGCAATAGCGTAAGATAAATTATGTAAACTGTGTTGTGATCAATTAAAGATCAAAACAGTTCCAAATTCTTAAAAGTATTTCAAATTTCCACTACAAAAGAAACTCTGGTTGGAGTTACAGATCTTCTTCAACATAAAatcaatcaaactgaatcaaatctaACAAAATAACCCAGAAGAGAAAAAGCAAAACAAACACAATACACATTTAGAATTACAGAAAGAAGCAGAGGATCAGATGCCAAAGGCCAAAGACCACAAATCCAAAATAcccagaagaaaaaaaaggaaccCAGTAACAGTAACAGTAACAGATAAACATAGTAATCAGTATAGAGAAGTTCTCAACTACGGGCTGAGATTGGAAGGGGTGGTCGTGAAGTCACCTGAGAAGGAAGAGGAAGATGAGAAGAAAGGGAGCTGAGTTGTGACCCAAGTAGTAGAAAAAAGATGGACAGATAATGACCAATTGGGTGGAGAATCAGTGATGGTTGATTGGACTGATAAAGTTGCACTTGCAAGTAAAAGtgcccttttttctttttttctttttttcttttttcccttcTTTTGATTTGTGGTTTGTCCCTAGAGTAAGAGCATGTCAGTGGGCATCCCACCCAGATCTGAAGATTCCTacgcaagaaaaaaaaaaatccttgtagttaatatttaaatttgttgGTTCTCCGAGCCTTATCGGCCATGTCTTCTTCAAAGAGTAGGTTTCTTCGACCCCATTGCGAGGTAGAAATGTTGGGTTATTTGAAGACGGGTCGGTTCTTGCTCGGTCCCTTTAAATGCTAGGGTTTCTTGAGCAGCCAACAAAATGGGTCGGGCCGCTTATCTTTGAGCTTTGattgttgtttttattttatttttaaaaaaaattaataaattctatTTAGGAGCGaatactattaaatttaaaccaataaaaaaatcaatgggtataaaaaattgagttttataCATTCAATACTTTAAAATGGTCAGGACATTACGAAATCAAATTGTTTTGACAGTTAGATTTATTTCTTCATTACAAAATCTGGGATCTGTTTACAAGCAAGAAAAGCAACATACTTGCCCAGATTTTACAGGAATTCAAGCTCGAAACTTTGCAACAATTTTATCCACAAAACCAAAGTATATGTCCCCCAAGATGTTCTGATTGCAAAAGTTAAATAAGGAAGCAATAACCCAGCTGCATATCCCAGCCCAATGCTCAAGTAGAACCACTTATCAATGAAGCTGTCATCCCTGTCAGAGTCTGCATTCCTTCTGCCGTCTGAGTCACCTGTCACTCCACCATCTGAACACTTCACTGTAAGGGGACCTCCACATAGACCTGGGTTCCCAGAAAAGGATGTTGCATTAAAAGTTGTCATCTGATTTGTGTAAGGGATTATACCTGACAATTTGTTGTTTGAAACGTTCAGATATGCCAAGAATGTCATTGAAGACATGCTTGGAGGAATCCCACCTGAGAAGTTGTTGTCTGAGAGATCAAGAGATAACAATTGGCGTAGTTCTGAGATGCTATTGGGAATCCTGCCACTGATATGATTTCCAGACAAGTTCAAAACCACCAAGCCAaccaattttgttatttgttcTGGGAGCTCGCCATGTAAATTGTTTCCGGAAAGATCTATACTTGTTAGAAGGGAAAGAGTCTTGGTGTATACAAGAGGCTGGCCGTACATATTCACAGCGAAGTTTTCTTGATAGTA
This window harbors:
- the LOC110619813 gene encoding phosphoglycerate mutase-like protein 1 isoform X7, with translation MLLFKLTFLLLWTLQTAVGVFGGGGYTDRTDALPLMVANAGNSGQAAISSLNSPPFIAVELCREHFGVHPCDKRQNISDYQFLFPAIDFSLIETDEDEMWKANVRETTEELTARGLKFMNWLWTRKEKEIAIVTHSGFLFHTLNAFGNDCHPLVKKEICNRFANCELRSMVIVDRSMTESDPATTNYPGKIPRGLDLPSDAPEEDGGGPKTNSVI
- the LOC122723963 gene encoding putative receptor like protein 25 — protein: MTQQQTVNIYLFYGSYMTQYYQENFAVNMYGQPLVYTKTLSLLTSIDLSGNNLHGELPEQITKLVGLVVLNLSGNHISGRIPNSISELRQLLSLDLSDNNFSGGIPPSMSSMTFLAYLNVSNNKLSGIIPYTNQMTTFNATSFSGNPGLCGGPLTVKCSDGGVTGDSDGRRNADSDRDDSFIDKWFYLSIGLGYAAGLLLPYLTFAIRTSWGTYTLVLWIKLLQSFELEFL
- the LOC110619813 gene encoding phosphoglycerate mutase-like protein 1 isoform X2: MDCPGPRLFPLHRCKTLHLVRHAQGMHNVEGDKNYKAYLSPQYFDAQLTQLGWQQVGNLHKHVRTCGLSKRIELVIASPLLRTLQTAVGVFGGGGYTDRTDALPLMVANAGNSGQAAISSLNSPPFIAVELCREHFGVHPCDKRQNISDYQFLFPAIDFSLIETDEDEMWKANVRETTEELTARGLKFMNWLWTRKEKEIAIVTHSGFLFHTLNAFGNDCHPLVKKEICNRGRLCCFLVDFYRSTYLKAGNYLLHVLAALRIVSFDPW
- the LOC110619813 gene encoding phosphoglycerate mutase-like protein 1 isoform X6 gives rise to the protein MDCPGPRLFPLHRCKTLHLVRHAQGMHNVEGDKNYKAYLSPQYFDAQLTQLGWQQVGNLHKHVRTCGLSKRIELVIASPLLRTLQTAVGVFGGGGYTDRTDALPLMVANAGNSGQAAISSLNSPPFIAVELCREHFGVHPCDKRQNISDYQFLFPAIDFSLIETDEDEMWKANVRETTEELTARGLKFMNCFANCELRSMVIVDRSMTESDPATTNYPGKIPRGLDLPSDAPEEDGGGPKTNSVI
- the LOC110619813 gene encoding phosphoglycerate mutase-like protein 1 isoform X3, translating into MHNVEGDKNYKAYLSPQYFDAQLTQLGWQQVGNLHKHVRTCGLSKRIELVIASPLLRTLQTAVGVFGGGGYTDRTDALPLMVANAGNSGQAAISSLNSPPFIAVELCREHFGVHPCDKRQNISDYQFLFPAIDFSLIETDEDEMWKANVRETTEELTARGLKFMNWLWTRKEKEIAIVTHSGFLFHTLNAFGNDCHPLVKKEICNRFANCELRSMVIVDRSMTESDPATTNYPGKIPRGLDLPSDAPEEDGGGPKTNSVI
- the LOC110619813 gene encoding phosphoglycerate mutase-like protein 1 isoform X4; amino-acid sequence: MDCPGPRLFPLHRCKTLHLVRHAQGMHNVEGDKNYKAYLSPQYFDAQLTQLGWQQVGNLHKHVRTCGLSKRIELVIASPLLRTLQTAVGVFGGGGYTDRTDALPLMVANAGNSGQAAISSLNSPPFIAVELCREHFIETDEDEMWKANVRETTEELTARGLKFMNWLWTRKEKEIAIVTHSGFLFHTLNAFGNDCHPLVKKEICNRFANCELRSMVIVDRSMTESDPATTNYPGKIPRGLDLPSDAPEEDGGGPKTNSVI
- the LOC110619813 gene encoding phosphoglycerate mutase-like protein 1 isoform X1; this translates as MDCPGPRLFPLHRCKTLHLVRHAQGMHNVEGDKNYKAYLSPQYFDAQLTQLGWQQVGNLHKHVRTCGLSKRIELVIASPLLRTLQTAVGVFGGGGYTDRTDALPLMVANAGNSGQAAISSLNSPPFIAVELCREHFGVHPCDKRQNISDYQFLFPAIDFSLIETDEDEMWKANVRETTEELTARGLKFMNWLWTRKEKEIAIVTHSGFLFHTLNAFGNDCHPLVKKEICNRFANCELRSMVIVDRSMTESDPATTNYPGKIPRGLDLPSDAPEEDGGGPKTNSVI
- the LOC110619813 gene encoding phosphoglycerate mutase-like protein 1 isoform X5; its protein translation is MDCPGPRLFPLHRCKTLHLVRHAQGMHNVEGDKNYKAYLSPQYFDAQLTQLGWQQVGNLHKHVRTCGLSKRIELVIASPLLRTLQTAVGVFGGGGYTDRTDALPLMVANAGNSGQAAISSLNSPPFIAVELCREHFGVHPCDKRQNISDYQFLFPAIDFSLIETDEDEMWKANVRETTEELTARGLKFMNWLWTRKEKEIAIVTHSGFLFHTLNAFGNDCHPLVKKEICNRFANCELRSMVIVDRR